One genomic segment of Dehalogenimonas alkenigignens includes these proteins:
- the rpoD gene encoding RNA polymerase sigma factor RpoD: protein MPVNDDEQEPSSSDIQSQEEDKEAELEPLSPPDLTSEEMAAELTGEELTAETEADSEALPEGAEHMLPDLEMPLEQLEHGIVDDPVRMYLHEIGRVPLLNAETEKMLAKKMEEGKRIREIRDACRLRDGHNPTAVETMVCMLQELVKAAETVALLQQQLGLSVSTNFKEAVFEPKLRASIDQEIDQELTKSIAEAQGAPVSQIEQALIDLSLNSELLPKKVLDGIPADTQLSDIDSLVKDPVFLSRLEHYEHQIKNYLDTIEIEAKKAERHLIQANLRLVVSVAKKHIGRGMPLLDLIQEGNIGLIRAVEKFDFHRGFKFSTYATWWIRQAITRAIADQARTIRIPVHMVETINKLLSVSRSLSQKLGREPTPDEIAVEMELPADKVREIAKVSQLPVSLESPIGEEEDSHLGDFIEDQNALPPPDAASRQLLKEQIDSVLGSLTPRERRVLQLRFGLEDGRSRTLEEVGKEFNVTRERIRQIEAKALRKLRHPSRSRKLKDYLE from the coding sequence CTGCCCGTGAATGATGACGAACAGGAGCCTTCCTCTTCGGACATCCAGAGTCAGGAAGAAGACAAAGAAGCTGAGTTAGAACCGCTTTCCCCCCCTGACCTTACCTCTGAAGAAATGGCAGCTGAATTAACCGGAGAAGAACTGACTGCCGAGACCGAAGCTGATTCAGAGGCACTTCCCGAAGGGGCGGAGCATATGCTGCCGGATCTTGAAATGCCGCTTGAGCAACTGGAACACGGCATCGTTGACGATCCGGTACGCATGTATCTTCATGAGATAGGCCGGGTCCCATTGCTGAATGCTGAAACCGAAAAAATGCTGGCTAAAAAGATGGAGGAGGGGAAGCGTATCCGGGAGATTCGCGATGCCTGCCGTCTTCGAGACGGTCACAATCCTACTGCGGTTGAGACAATGGTGTGCATGTTGCAGGAACTTGTTAAGGCAGCGGAGACCGTGGCTTTGTTGCAGCAGCAGCTCGGGCTTTCGGTTTCCACCAATTTCAAAGAGGCTGTCTTTGAACCCAAGCTACGCGCCAGCATCGATCAGGAAATTGATCAGGAACTGACCAAAAGCATCGCTGAAGCCCAGGGTGCTCCCGTGTCCCAAATCGAACAGGCGTTGATAGACCTGTCCCTCAACTCCGAACTATTGCCTAAGAAGGTGCTGGACGGCATACCGGCTGATACACAGCTCTCCGATATCGACTCCCTGGTGAAAGACCCGGTTTTCCTCTCTCGTCTGGAACACTATGAACACCAGATAAAAAACTACCTTGATACCATAGAGATTGAAGCCAAAAAGGCTGAACGTCACCTGATCCAGGCAAATCTTCGTCTCGTGGTATCGGTCGCCAAAAAACATATCGGCCGCGGCATGCCGCTGCTTGATCTTATTCAGGAGGGAAATATCGGGCTGATCCGCGCGGTCGAAAAATTCGATTTCCACCGCGGCTTCAAATTCTCTACTTACGCCACCTGGTGGATTCGCCAGGCCATTACCCGAGCGATCGCCGACCAGGCTCGCACCATCCGCATTCCGGTGCACATGGTTGAAACGATCAATAAATTGCTTTCGGTTTCACGTTCACTGTCGCAAAAACTCGGGCGCGAACCGACTCCTGACGAAATCGCTGTGGAAATGGAACTTCCGGCCGATAAAGTCCGGGAAATCGCCAAAGTCTCTCAACTGCCGGTGTCCCTGGAATCACCCATCGGTGAGGAAGAGGATTCCCATCTCGGCGATTTTATCGAAGATCAGAATGCTCTGCCTCCGCCTGATGCCGCCTCCCGCCAGCTTCTTAAAGAGCAGATCGACAGTGTTCTGGGTAGTTTGACGCCCCGTGAAAGGCGTGTTCTCCAACTGCGTTTCGGTCTGGAAGACGGCCGCAGCCGGACACTTGAGGAGGTAGGCAAAGAGTTCAACGTCACCCGGGAGCGCATCCGCCAGATTGAAGCCAAAGCTTTGCGTAAATTGCGCCACCCCAGCCGAAGCCGCAAACTAAAAGATTACCTTGAATAA
- the dnaG gene encoding DNA primase, with protein sequence MNEIKNRADIVELISKYTVLTRSGKTMRGLCPFHSEKHGSFFVYPESGTWHCFGACASGGDVFSFIMKMEGLNFSEALERLAETYGVVLPSRSEASTHNEHRNELVAVNAAAALYFHDLLLNSPSAAKARAYLEKRGVNAGSIEDFQIGYALPDWQALKDHLNSAGYADDILVEVGLLGQADSGRLYDRFRHQIIFPISDARGKIAGFGARVLDDSQPKYLNSPETPLFSKSGALYGINLAAQTIRANDAAIIVEGYFDVIISHQFGFKNTIGSMGTAVNEQQVAIIKKLSPNLIIAFDADAAGEAATARCVSFENLLGREIKVVLAPPGKDPDDTIRANPSAWETSLGNALPIVDFVFDMAASKFDLRTARGKAGLTERLLPVVAEIKDPVRRGHYLAILAGKVGTSPSELQYSLSRQALLRSVGKSSTLPPHDSPSGLHGNACEDYLLAIILKHPSIVENQRIPDPEIFQSLENKEIIQLLLKYPGAESIRDKLDSFTRSRFDLIAGIHLDDKNVALKFQECCRRLEKEYLKTLLIKIQEAMKGNNSEGSADGSPELTEHISAIAGKLAELDAQDAIRRRAPKR encoded by the coding sequence GTGAACGAAATAAAAAATCGGGCTGACATCGTTGAGCTGATCAGCAAATATACGGTTCTTACCCGTTCCGGTAAAACTATGAGAGGACTGTGCCCTTTTCATTCGGAGAAACACGGCAGCTTCTTTGTCTACCCGGAATCCGGTACCTGGCACTGCTTCGGCGCCTGCGCCTCAGGCGGCGATGTTTTTTCCTTCATTATGAAAATGGAGGGGCTGAATTTCTCCGAAGCCCTGGAACGGTTGGCTGAAACGTACGGCGTTGTCCTGCCTAGTCGTTCAGAGGCTTCTACACATAATGAACATCGTAACGAACTCGTCGCTGTCAACGCCGCCGCGGCTCTTTATTTTCATGACCTTTTGCTCAACTCGCCTTCGGCCGCTAAAGCCCGGGCTTACCTTGAAAAAAGGGGCGTCAACGCCGGCTCGATAGAAGATTTCCAGATCGGTTATGCTTTGCCGGATTGGCAGGCTTTGAAAGATCACCTGAACAGTGCCGGCTACGCCGATGACATTCTGGTTGAGGTAGGGCTTCTGGGGCAAGCCGATTCAGGGCGCCTGTACGACAGATTCCGCCATCAGATCATTTTCCCGATTTCTGATGCCAGAGGCAAAATCGCCGGCTTCGGCGCCCGCGTTCTCGACGACTCTCAGCCGAAATATCTTAATTCACCGGAGACGCCCCTTTTCAGTAAAAGCGGGGCTCTCTACGGCATCAATCTGGCGGCCCAGACGATACGCGCCAACGACGCCGCAATCATCGTCGAAGGCTATTTTGACGTCATTATCAGTCATCAATTCGGATTTAAGAACACCATCGGATCAATGGGTACCGCCGTCAACGAACAACAGGTGGCAATCATCAAGAAGTTGTCTCCCAACTTGATCATCGCCTTCGACGCCGATGCCGCCGGAGAAGCCGCTACCGCCCGTTGCGTTTCGTTTGAAAACTTGCTGGGACGTGAAATTAAGGTAGTTCTGGCTCCTCCCGGAAAAGATCCTGACGATACCATTAGAGCTAACCCCTCCGCCTGGGAGACATCGCTGGGCAATGCCCTCCCTATTGTCGATTTTGTATTCGATATGGCGGCTTCGAAGTTCGATCTTAGAACCGCCCGCGGTAAAGCCGGATTGACCGAGCGTCTCCTGCCGGTGGTGGCTGAAATCAAAGACCCGGTGCGAAGAGGCCACTACCTGGCTATCTTAGCTGGCAAAGTTGGGACTTCCCCGTCGGAACTTCAGTATTCGTTGTCCCGACAAGCCTTGTTGCGCTCGGTCGGTAAATCCTCTACCCTGCCGCCCCATGATTCGCCCTCAGGACTTCACGGCAATGCCTGTGAGGATTATTTACTTGCCATTATTCTTAAACATCCGTCAATTGTAGAGAATCAGAGAATACCGGATCCTGAAATATTCCAAAGTCTGGAGAACAAGGAAATCATTCAATTGCTTCTCAAATATCCCGGTGCTGAGTCCATCAGGGATAAACTTGATTCATTCACCAGGTCCCGTTTCGACCTTATCGCTGGTATTCATTTGGACGACAAAAATGTTGCTTTGAAATTTCAGGAATGCTGCCGCCGGCTTGAAAAAGAATATCTGAAGACTCTTTTAATAAAAATCCAGGAAGCTATGAAAGGAAACAATTCTGAGGGCAGCGCCGATGGCTCGCCCGAGCTGACCGAGCACATCTCCGCTATCGCAGGCAAACTGGCGGAACTCGACGCTCAGGACGCCATACGGCGCCGTGCCCCGAAGAGGTAG